A genomic region of Pseudomonas sp. MPC6 contains the following coding sequences:
- the rmuC gene encoding DNA recombination protein RmuC has translation MLEERLATAHLAQDGLNAQLEACRDEIADLGQANTARQADLAAVRREVELLQIERDDARDAAHAWNLERAGKEAELRRLDAQTASLNAELREQQESHQQRLSDLQGSRDELRAQFAELAGKIFDEREQRFAETSQQRLGQLLDPLKERIQSFEKRVEESYQAEARERFSLAKELERLQALNLRLSDEATNLTRALKGQKTQGNWGELILERVLEHAGLEKGREYQTQVNLKGPDGERFQPDVIIYLPGDKQVVVDSKVSLTAYQQYVAAEDDAIGQIAIKQHVLSLRNHVKGLSGKDYKRLDGLHSLDFVLLFVPIEAAFSAALQAEPTLFQEAFDRNIVIVSPTTLLATLRVIDSLWKQERQSQNAREIAERAGWLYDKFVLFIQDLDEVGNRLQQLDKAYSSARNKLTEGRGNLVSRSEQLKLLGARASKSLPADLLERAMTDVDGLAELPE, from the coding sequence CTGCTGGAAGAGCGCCTGGCCACGGCCCATCTGGCCCAGGATGGACTGAACGCCCAACTCGAAGCCTGCCGCGATGAAATCGCCGATCTGGGCCAGGCCAACACCGCCCGGCAAGCGGACCTCGCCGCCGTGCGCCGTGAAGTGGAACTGCTGCAGATCGAGCGTGACGACGCCCGCGATGCCGCCCACGCCTGGAATCTGGAGCGCGCCGGCAAAGAAGCCGAGTTGCGTCGTCTGGACGCCCAGACCGCCTCGCTCAACGCCGAGCTACGTGAGCAGCAGGAAAGCCACCAGCAGCGTCTCAGTGACCTGCAAGGCTCGCGAGACGAGCTGCGTGCGCAGTTTGCGGAGCTGGCCGGCAAAATCTTCGACGAGCGTGAGCAGCGTTTTGCCGAAACCAGTCAGCAGCGTCTGGGGCAGTTGCTGGACCCGTTGAAGGAACGCATCCAGTCCTTCGAAAAACGCGTCGAGGAGAGTTATCAGGCCGAAGCCCGTGAGCGTTTCTCCCTGGCCAAGGAACTGGAGCGGTTGCAGGCGTTGAACCTGCGCCTGAGCGATGAAGCAACCAACCTGACCAGGGCCTTGAAAGGGCAGAAAACCCAGGGCAACTGGGGCGAGTTGATTCTGGAGCGGGTGCTGGAGCATGCGGGCCTGGAGAAGGGGCGCGAATACCAGACCCAGGTCAATCTCAAGGGCCCGGACGGTGAGCGATTCCAGCCGGACGTGATCATTTATCTGCCGGGCGACAAGCAGGTGGTGGTCGACTCCAAAGTCAGCCTCACGGCCTATCAGCAATACGTGGCGGCCGAAGACGATGCCATCGGCCAGATCGCCATCAAGCAACACGTGCTGTCGCTGCGCAATCATGTCAAAGGCCTGTCCGGCAAGGACTATAAGCGGCTCGACGGTTTGCACAGCCTGGATTTCGTCTTGCTCTTCGTGCCGATCGAAGCGGCGTTTTCCGCCGCGCTGCAGGCCGAGCCGACGCTGTTTCAGGAGGCGTTCGACCGCAATATCGTGATCGTCAGCCCGACAACGCTGCTGGCGACTTTGCGGGTCATCGACAGCCTGTGGAAACAAGAGCGCCAAAGCCAGAACGCCAGGGAAATCGCCGAGCGAGCCGGGTGGCTGTACGACAAGTTCGTATTGTTCATTCAGGATCTGGATGAAGTCGGCAATCGCTTGCAGCAACTGGACAAGGCCTACAGCTCCGCGCGCAACAAGCTCACGGAGGGACGAGGCAACCTGGTCAGTCGCAGTGAGCAGCTCAAGTTGCTGGGCGCGCGGGCGAGCAAGAGCCTGCCGGCAGATTTGCTGGAGCGGGCGATGACGGATGTGGATGGCTTGGCGGAGTTGCCGGAGTAA
- a CDS encoding sel1 repeat family protein — MKFRSVSISVTSTSASVTPPKRFSMRVAEWLLDSPRLGENTSVKHIAGRLLKQPAREGVVAAQSRLGQLMCRECGNARDRRIGQDLLRQAARAGDRRALQELGLIED, encoded by the coding sequence ATGAAGTTTCGCTCAGTATCAATCTCAGTCACTTCCACATCCGCCAGTGTTACCCCGCCCAAGCGTTTCTCGATGCGGGTGGCCGAGTGGTTGCTCGACAGCCCGCGCCTGGGTGAAAACACCAGCGTCAAACACATCGCCGGACGTTTGCTCAAGCAACCGGCCCGTGAAGGCGTCGTCGCCGCGCAAAGTCGTCTCGGTCAGTTGATGTGCCGCGAGTGCGGCAATGCCCGGGATCGCCGAATCGGTCAGGACCTGCTGCGCCAGGCTGCGCGGGCCGGGGATCGACGCGCCCTGCAGGAATTGGGTCTGATCGAAGACTGA